One genomic window of Ziziphus jujuba cultivar Dongzao chromosome 4, ASM3175591v1 includes the following:
- the LOC107416566 gene encoding protein GAMETE EXPRESSED 3 — protein sequence MPIFQILFLLLFIMLPCNQMHPQPTHQFQKLSAQEPTSKFDRRLSKPLIGYGGKIYACSEKDLFAFQSKGSIAWTIHLNYTCNADIAPIYGGTEKIYVVAENRILKINLLKVGTSEPAAQVFLSFEPDKERNGEIIGLSISTLVSSLFINIRSRGLFAYTMRGKLLWSAGPVTDRFGYRQGCRKNVTDCYFTSAPVIDQCEASIYISNTEGELYSLSLRSAHFKWIQDFSLFDKVFTVTPGNNGRLYVIMPVKALLLALDVASGNVLWQGSIGPLSTADSTPVVDCNGWISIGSLDGFIYSFSPNGVLKKFSKTVAVDFAVQVNPLLDCSGFAVYISQTEMDNKISRTISEYTYVSAMKPKSVVFTLFVPATGSIYWSERYPGQVSSSLFEGDLQHFILDERILLAFFAASKIGNPLTCRSTRQKLMSSCSQAKPKYLSIYTGNERTVLLFLLFESTILMVLAGLVRFCCIFWRKKKLQGQELGSFLEKRRSLQLKKKSFDDTITELEQKAAEEAVTNEALERISDLVRERKEIERKLSTTYSLGRDRVSSRSKPLLPLLHDGKARSYSFQGAEKESVTIFHTLSDTSSSRESSSDGEASHRHFLEEELATKTKAKAKAKVKAASNEAESSSDDDGVFKRDLWRSPSEPATSSRLFEEQNWRDCKLHGEDEVESLKTNRSRSLSLKKRRALSSTS from the exons ATGCCAATCTTCCAAATCCTTTTCCTCTTGCTCTTCATCATGTTGCCTTGTAACCAAATGCACCCTCAGCCTACACATCAGTTCCAGAAACTTtcag CTCAAGAGCCCACTAGTAAATTTGATCGTAGACTTTCAAAACCTCTGATTGGCTATGGTGGGAAGATTTATGCATGCTCTGAGAAAGATTTATTTGCATTTCAAAGTAAAGGGTCTATTGCTTGGACCATACATTTGAATTATACATGCAATGCTGATATTGCTCCAATTTATGGTGGTACAGAAAAG ATATATGTGGTTGCAGAGAACAGAATATTGAAGATTAACTTATTGAAGGTTGGAACTTCTGAACCAGCAGCACAAGTTTTCCTAAGTTTTGAACCggataaagaaagaaatggtgaGATTATTGGGCTCTCTATTAGCACCTTGGTATCTTCTCTATTTATTAACATCAGAAGTCGTGGACTCTTTGCATACACAATGCGTGGAAAACTGTTGTGGAGTGCTGGACCTGTGACTGATCGATTTGGCTACCGTCAGGGTTGTAGGAAGAATGTTACAGATTGCTATTTTACTTCTGCCCCAGTGATTGATCAATGTGAGGCTAGTATTTAT ATCTCAAATACAGAAGGAGAACTATATTCTTTGTCACTTCGGAGTGCCCACTTTAAGTGGATACAGGATTTTAGTTTGTTTGACAAAGTTTTCACTGTTACTCCCGGAAACAATGGTCGTTTGTATGTCATTATGCCAGTTAAGGCTCTTTTACTGGCTCTAGATGTTGCTTCAGGAAATGTGCTGTGGCAGGGAAGTATTGGGCCGTTAAGTACAGCAGACTCTACACCTGTTGTTGATTGTAATG GTTGGATATCTATTGGTTCTTTGGACGGGTTCATATATTCATTTTCCCCGAATGGAGTTCTTAAGAAATTCTCAAAAACAGTAGCAGTGGATTTTGCCGTTCAAGTCAATCCACTTCTTGATTGCTCTGGCTTTGCAGTCTATATTTCTCAGACCGAAATGGACAATAAGATTAGTCGCACAATCAGTGAATATACGTATGTCTCAGCAATGAAACCCAAAAGTGTAGTTTTCACATTGTTCGTTCCAGCAACTGGATCCATCTACTGGTCTGAAAGATATCCTG GGCAAGTCTCATCATCATTGTTTGAGGGTGATCTGCAGCATTTTATACTGGATGAGAGAATTCTTCTTGCATTTTTTGCGGCATCAA AGATTGGAAATCCGCTGACGTGCCGTTCCACAC GTCAGAAGCTAATGTCTAGCTGCTCTCAAGCAAAGCCCAAGTATCTCAGCATTTACACAG GTAATGAAAGAACAGTGCTCTTGTTTCTACTATTTGAATCTACAATCCTGATGGTATTAGCTGGACTCGTTCGATTCTGCTGTAtattttggaggaaaaagaaaCTTCAGGGTCAAGAGCTTGGAAGTTTTCTTGAAAAGCGA CGTTCTCTCCAACTGAAAAAGAAATCATTCGATGATACAATCACAGAGCTTGAACAAAAAGCTGCAGAAGAAGCTGTTACCAATGAAGCACTTGAAAGAATAAGTGATTTAGTAcgagaaaggaaagaaatagaGAGGAAGCTCTCAACGACCTATAGTTTGGGCAGGGATAGAGTTAGCTCACGGTCAAAACCTCTACTTCCATTGTTACATGATGGGAAAGCAAGAAGCTATTCCTTTCAAGGTGCAGAAAAAGAGAGTGTCACAATCTTCCACACGTTAAGTGACACATCGTCGTCTAGAGAAAGCAGCAGCGATGGAGAAGCTAGCCACCGGCATTTCCTCGAAGAGGAGTTAGCAACCAAAACAAAGGCCAAGGCAAAGGCAAAAGTAAAGGCAGCAAGCAATGAAGCGGAGAGTTCAAGTGATGATGATGGGGTTTTTAAAAGGGACTTGTGGAGAAGTCCTTCAGAGCCAGCAACAAGCTCAAGATTGTTTGAGGAGCAAAATTGGAGGGACTGCAAGTTGCATGGTGAAGATGAAGTGGAATCTTTAAAGACAAATAGGAGTAGAAGCTTGTCATTAAAGAAGAGAAGGGCCTTGTCTTCGACTAGCTAA